Proteins from a single region of Macaca fascicularis isolate 582-1 chromosome 5, T2T-MFA8v1.1:
- the NKX3-2 gene encoding homeobox protein Nkx-3.2 encodes MAVRGANTLTPFSIQAILNKKEERGGLAAPEGRPASGGTTVSVAPAPAVCCWRLFGERDAGALGGAEDSLLASPAGTRTAAGRTAESPEGWDSDSALSEENESRRRCADAPGASGAGLAGGSLSLGQPVCELAASKDLEEEAAGRSDSEMSASVSGDRSPRTEDDGVGPRGAHMSALCSGAGGRGGSGPAGVAEEEEEPAAPKPRKKRSRAAFSHAQVFELERRFNHQRYLSGPERADLAASLKLTETQVKIWFQNRRYKTKRRQMAADLLASAPAAKKVAVKVLVRDDQRQYLPGEVLRPPSLLPLQPSYYYPYYCLPGWALSTCAAAAGTQ; translated from the exons ATGGCTGTGCGCGGCGCCAACACCTTGACGCCCTTCTCCATCCAGGCGATCCTCAACAAAAAAGAGGAGCGCGGCGGGCTGGCCGCGCCAGAGGGGCGCCCGGCGTCCGGGGGCACAACGGTGTCGGTGGCCCCGGCGCCCGCTGTCTGCTGTTGGCGGCTCTTTGGGGAGAGGGACGCGGGCGCGCTGGGGGGCGCCGAGGACTCTCTGCTGGCGTCTCCTGCCGGTACCAGAACAGCTGCGGGGCGGACTGCGGAGAGCCCGGAAGGCTGGGACTCGGACTCCGCGCTCAGCGAGGAGAACGAGAGCAGGCGGCGCTGCGCTGACGCGCCAGGGGCCAGCGGGGCCGGCCTCGCGGGGGGATCCTTGAGCCTCGGCCAGCCGGTCTGTGAGCTGGCCGCTTCCAAAGACCTAGAGGAGGAAGCCGCGGGCCGGAGCGACAGCGAGATGTCCGCCAGCGTCTCAG GCGACCGCAGCCCAAGGACCGAGGACGACGGTGTTGGCCCCAGAGGTGCACACATGTCCGCGCTGTGCAGCGGGGCCGGCGGCAGGGGCGGCAGCGGGCCGGCAGGCGtcgcggaggaggaggaggagccggCGGCGCCCAAGCCACGCAAGAAGCGGTCGCGGGCCGCCTTCTCCCACGCGCAGGTCTTCGAGCTGGAGCGCCGCTTTAACCACCAGCGGTACCTCTCCGGGCCGGAGCGCGCCGACCTGGCCGCGTCGCTGAAGCTCACCGAGACGCAGGTGAAAATCTGGTTCCAGAACCGTCGCTACAAGACCAAGCGCCGGCAGATGGCCGCCGACCTGCTGGCCTCGGCGCCCGCCGCCAAGAAGGTGGCGGTAAAGGTGCTGGTGCGCGACGACCAGAGACAATACCTGCCCGGCGAAGTTCTGCGGCCACCCTCGCTTCTGCCACTGCAGCCCTCCTACTATTACCCCTACtactgcctcccaggctgggcgCTCTCCACCTGCGCGGCCGCCGCAGGCACCCAGTGA